In Candidatus Hydrogenedentota bacterium, the DNA window TCGCCAGCGCGATCATGATTTCGACCAGCGTGAACCCCGCGTCATCCGCGCTTGTCCCCTTTGGTCCCCGGCGCAGCGCATTTTCGATTTTGGGTTTTGGATTTTGGATTGATAGACACCAAGAATGAGCAACACTATTCTTGACGGTAGCCTGCTCGTATTCCCGATACCCGATTCCCGCTGTGTCGTTTCGCCCACGGGACGTGCTATTGCAGCGCAGGTTCGGCATAGCCCGCCTCCTTGCCCCGCATGAGGTGCGCGCCGCCCGTGATCGGGTCCCACTGCACGGTGTAGTACTCGTCCTTCGCGCCCCTCAAAAAGAAGGACACGGACTGACTGAGCCCAATCGGCGTGACCTCGATATCGATCGGGCCCTCCGAAACTTCTTGCCCGTTCAGCAGGATCGATTCGATCACGATATCGGGAGGAAGATAACCGTGTTCGATCAACGCGTCTTGCACTTCCTCGCGCTGCTCCTCCTTGCCTTCCAGCGTGAGCGAGAATTCCTTCTGTAACAAGGGATCGACATCGCTCACCACGCTCTCCGTCGGTACATTCCGGGCCTGCGCAATCAACGACCGCTGGAAAATCTGATCCAATTCGTATTGCACCTCGTCACGCTGAAATTCGAGGTCCTCCGGCGTGCCGACGGACATCAACTCCTGAATCGTCATCTCGCTGCCGGTGCCCGTCGACAAGCCGTCCGCCTGCTTGTTGGGGTCCCGCGTCAGCCCCATATCGTTCTTGCCCTCGATGCCGGACAACCCGGCGGACTGCAGGCCCGACTGTATCGCGAGGTCTTCCTCCGACCACTTCAGGCAGTAGTACTCGCCGTTCGCCAAATCGACGCGCACGGTGACGGGTTCGTGATTGAGCGCGCTGTACGCGATGACGGAGCGCCCGTAATTGGCCAGGTGACGCGCGGAACCTTCAAGCTGGGAAGACAACATGGCGGGCATCAGGCTCGGCATCGCAATGCTGAGGACGA includes these proteins:
- a CDS encoding prepilin-type N-terminal cleavage/methylation domain-containing protein, yielding MYPATLIGSARARRNCINRGGLCTREGYTLIELMFVVFIIALVLSIAMPSLMPAMLSSQLEGSARHLANYGRSVIAYSALNHEPVTVRVDLANGEYYCLKWSEEDLAIQSGLQSAGLSGIEGKNDMGLTRDPNKQADGLSTGTGSEMTIQELMSVGTPEDLEFQRDEVQYELDQIFQRSLIAQARNVPTESVVSDVDPLLQKEFSLTLEGKEEQREEVQDALIEHGYLPPDIVIESILLNGQEVSEGPIDIEVTPIGLSQSVSFFLRGAKDEYYTVQWDPITGGAHLMRGKEAGYAEPALQ